CACATAATTAAAGCTTCGCCGTAACGGCTGCATTCTATGTTCGAGTAGCATTCCAAAGCGGGATAAAGGTCTCCTCCTGTAATGTCTTTTAACGCCTGTCTTGAAAGTTTTGTTAAATTGATTTTTTTCATAGTATCTATTTTTGATGATTAATAATGTTTTGTTACATGCTCACATTTAATTTTGCGAGTTGCATAAATTGGTCATCTAAAAATACTAAAAATAAATCACTGCCGTGTTATAAATTTTAATGGGAGCATTTTGGCTTCCTGATTATTATTCTGGCTAATCTTTTATCCTTAAAAATTCTTTTGCCAGCTCAATCATTTTCGGGTCTCCGGTATATTTTCCGTGTTCATCGGAAAGTTTTACGGTTGGGATCCATTCTTTGTTCGGAGCCTGTACCCCGATCAGTTTCATGACAATGTTCATCGGTTTTAAACCGACATCATTGGTAAGGTTGGTCCCTATTCCGAATGAGATGCCTATTTTTCCTCTGCAGTAGTTGGTAATTTCTTCTACTTTTTCAAGATTCAAAGCATCTGAAAAAATGATGTATTTAAACAAAGGATTGATCCCGTGCTTTTGATAATGGGCAATGGTTTTATCGGCAAATTCAAGCGGATCCCCGCTGTCATGGCGTACCCCGTCGAAAAGCTTCGCGAATTTTTTGTCAAACTGCCGGAAAAAGACATCGGTGGTATAGGTATCGGAAAGTGCCACGCCCAGATCGCCTCTGTATACATCAACCCAGTGTTCCAAGGCCAGTTCGTTGGCCATTTTGAAACCGTATTCCGCAGCATGGAACATAAACCATTCATGGGCATGCGTGCCGATAGGCTTTACCCCGTATTTCATTGCAAAATAGACATTGGAGCTTCCGATGAATGCAGAGCCTTCTTTCTGCGTCAGTGCTTCCATGACAAGGTTCTGAACTTTATAGGAGTGCCTCCTCCGGGTTCCGAATTCGGCGAATGTAACCCCGAGCTTCGCCAGTGATTCGGCTTTTTCAAGCGTCTTATGCATGACTACCTCGTTGGAATCACGTTCCATATGGTTCATTTCATAATGAAGTTCGCTGATTAGAGATAACAAAGGGACTTCCCAGAGTATCGTTCTGTACCAAAGCCCTTCAACTACTACGGAAAGTTCGGTTCCTTCCTGGCGGATATTCACTTCAGAAGGGTCATAACGATAGCCTTCAAGAAAATCAAGATAGGGAAGGTCGATATACGGGCATGTCCTTGCCATGAATTTTTTTTCATCCTTCGTCAGGGCAAGTTCAGCTATTTTGTTTACTGCTTCTCTCAATGCAGCATCGAAACCTTCGGGAAACTGGTGCTTTCCCCTGTTGATGAATTCGTACTTTACGATAGAGGCCGGGAATAACTTTACCACGGCATTCTGCATGGTAATTTTGTAAAAGTCGTTATCTAAAATTGAGTTCAGTCGTACTTCCTGCATTATTGTGTATTTTTTACGCAAATATAGTTATTAAAAAATAAAATCACCTAAATGTAAGGTGATTTTTTATGCTGTCGTAATTTATTTACTTTCCAAGATAAGAATTATACATCCAGACTTCTTTCTCCTGTTCTGTAATGTAGTCGCTCATCTGGGAGTTTGTTCCTTCGTCTCCTGCGGTATCTGTAATATCCAGCAGTTCTCTCTGTAAATCGATAACTACTTTGAAAGAGTTCAGAATAATTTCAACACTTTTTGTACCGTCGCTTACTTCCTGGCTTTCCTGAATGGTGGCAACTTTTAAATAATCAGAGTAGTTATGGGCCGGAGTTGCTCCTAATGTCAGGATCCTTTCAGCAATCTCATCGATTTTCAGTACCAGGCTATTGTAAAGTTCTTCAAATTTCGGGTGTAATGTAAAAAACTGGTCTCCTTTGATGTTCCAGTGTGAACCTCTCGTATTCTGATAAAAAACAGAATAATTGGCTAAAAGGACATTCAGTTTTTCAGCAATGTTCTGGCAGTCGGCCTCCTGCAGGCCTATAATGTTGGCATTTTTCATATAGTTTACTTTTAGACTACAAATTCAGTAAATATCATGCCGAAACTGTATTTTCCTGATTGATGATACTTATCTTTGGAATTTCTATAATAGATTTAAGGTATGGGTACTTCTTCCGGTATTTTTCTAAAAAGTTTTCTGCTGGCACTAATTATATTTTCTGCGGTCTGCGCCAGGTATTATTTTTCTGCTGCTGCTAAAACAGACGGTCACTATATCTATCTCATCGATGATGCTTATATCCATCTTGCCATGGCAAAGAATTTTGCGCTGTACGAAGTATGGGGAGTAACCAGATATGAATTTTCTTCTACATCATCTTCCCCGCTGTTTACATATCTGCTAA
The sequence above is a segment of the Chryseobacterium sp. JJR-5R genome. Coding sequences within it:
- a CDS encoding Dps family protein, encoding MKNANIIGLQEADCQNIAEKLNVLLANYSVFYQNTRGSHWNIKGDQFFTLHPKFEELYNSLVLKIDEIAERILTLGATPAHNYSDYLKVATIQESQEVSDGTKSVEIILNSFKVVIDLQRELLDITDTAGDEGTNSQMSDYITEQEKEVWMYNSYLGK
- the pncB gene encoding nicotinate phosphoribosyltransferase — translated: MQEVRLNSILDNDFYKITMQNAVVKLFPASIVKYEFINRGKHQFPEGFDAALREAVNKIAELALTKDEKKFMARTCPYIDLPYLDFLEGYRYDPSEVNIRQEGTELSVVVEGLWYRTILWEVPLLSLISELHYEMNHMERDSNEVVMHKTLEKAESLAKLGVTFAEFGTRRRHSYKVQNLVMEALTQKEGSAFIGSSNVYFAMKYGVKPIGTHAHEWFMFHAAEYGFKMANELALEHWVDVYRGDLGVALSDTYTTDVFFRQFDKKFAKLFDGVRHDSGDPLEFADKTIAHYQKHGINPLFKYIIFSDALNLEKVEEITNYCRGKIGISFGIGTNLTNDVGLKPMNIVMKLIGVQAPNKEWIPTVKLSDEHGKYTGDPKMIELAKEFLRIKD